CCAGTCCCAATGCCGACAGATAGAGACGGGCGCTCGCGGGCTTTTCGCGCAGGGTGACATCGGCGCGTACCAAGGGCAGATGGCGATGGTCGGTTTCGGCCTCGGGCCACGAAGGCCCCACGTAATCGGCCACATGGTCGGCTTCTTGCAGCAGGCCGGTTTCGAAGTGCAGTTCCTCGGACGGTTTGCCGAGTGGAGCATGCTGCGAGGTGACGACCTGAACGCTGGCGACCACGCGTTCGCGTGATGTGAGCTGGTTGAATTGCCACGGCACCATCACGCTTTGCTGCGCCGGTAGATAGGTGTTTTCGTCAGTAGGTTTGCCGCCAGGAACGCGGCGACGAATCTTCAAGAGGATTTGCGCGCCTTCTGGGGGCTCGAAGTCATAAACCCAGCTCATTCGCGGTGCGGGAACGCCGATGCCCATGACGTCACCCGGGAAATGCTCAATGGTGAGTCCGTGGACGTTGTATTCTTCGGTCGCGGCCTCGGGATCGAGTGTCAGAGGCTTGTCGCCTTTGGGTGTTATTGCGTTGTCATTGTCCATTGATAATCCTTCCTTGGCTTCAACGGTTTCATCTTTTCGTGTCTTCATCGGCGTGCGGCAATAATCGTCGTCCGCGGGATGGAGGCGGGTTCTCGTTCATTTTCTGCGGTGTCAATAAACGGGAAAAGGCTGAATGCCTATATCCTAAGACCAGATTTTGAAAATTTCAAACAGTCGTCCCTATATTTGAACTTTTCAATTTTGCCGTATCGGACAGGGCAAAAATAGTAATAGAATAAAGGTACTGTCCGCCCAATGACCGAGGTTCCGGTGATTTCGTGAAAAAAGCAAGCATCTCTGATATCGCGCGTCTTGCCGACGTTTCCATCGGTACGGTTTCCAACTATCTCAATTATCCTGACCGCGTTTCCGATGTGCTTAAAGCTCGTATCAGCAAAGTCATCGCTGAACTAGGCTATCAGCCTCGAAAGCCTCCGAGAATCGCGGCTTTGACGGATCGCGCACAAACTGCGAAAAAAAATGAATCCGTCTATGGCGATGGTTCGTCCCTTGTGGGCTACGTATTGACCGATGTCGAGCATTCCTTGTTTACCCATATTTTCGAAGGTATTCAGGAAGTGGCGGAAGACCACGATATGCAGGTGATCGGTGCCAATGCTTTTTCGGACAAGGATAGGCAGAGCGAATTGGTCGAGCGATTCATCGAATTGAAGGTCGCCGGTATTTTGCTCAGTACTGTCACCAATCCGATTGATGATATCGCGCGTTGCCAGCGGATACATTTACCCGTCGTGCTGCTCGATCATAGTGCGCCCGCCGACCCTTACGCTGTTTGCGCGGTGATGGAAAACAACGTGACCGTGGGCAGGCTTGCGGCCGAGGAGCTGATCAAAACAGGGTGCAGGAGCATTATGTTCGCCGCGCATTCTTTCGATTATGAAGCCATCCAGCTTCGTCAGCTTGGCGTGGAGGGGGCTATCGGGGCGGGGGTCGGCGTGAAGTTCAGCGTTTACGACACCGGAGGGTTGATGGTCGAAGACGGGTATCAGTTTGGATTGCATCTGGCCGAGATGCCCGAAAAGGACCGTCCGGATGGAATTGTCGTGGGAAGTGACGCGCTCGCCGTGGGGTTGGTGACGAGTCTCTGTCAAAGTGGTTCGATTTGCGTGCCTGACGATATCGGCATCGTCGGTTGCGAGGGGTTGAAGCTGCCTGTGATATCGCCCATGCCTCTGACGGTTGTCAACGCGCCAGCCAATGAGATGGGCGGCGAGGCCATGACGCATCTCATTGATGAGATCGAGAATCCGGAGACCCACATCCATACCACCACATTGGTCGACCCGAAACTTGTGCGACGGGCGACCACGAAGCCGAATCCTGACGCGAATAAATAACAAGGAATTACGGAAATTCCGACATCGTTGTGCGGCTTCGGTCCCGAAGGATTTATCGGATATGCGAAACCCGCCAAGACCGTTATGATCTGGACGGGTTTCTATGCTTCTCGTCTCTGATTGAGCTTCACGCCAACATATGGTTATCAACGAAAATCATGAGCTGGCGTGGCTCTGGAATCAGAGCATGCAGCTGACGCAGCCTTCGACCTCGGTGCCCTCAAGCGCCTGCTGACGGATGCGGATGTAGTAGAGGGTCTTGATGCCCTTGCGCCAGGCGTAGATCTGCGCCTTGTTGAGCTCGCGGGTGGTCACGCCGGCGGGGAAGAAGAGGGTCAGCGACAGACCCTGGTCGACGTGCTGGGTGGCCTCGGCGTAGGTGTCCACGATCTTCTTCCAACCGATTTCGTAGGCGTCCTCGAAGTACTCGAGGTTGTCGTTGGTCATGTATGGCGCCGGATAGTAGACGCGGCCGACCTTGCCTTCCTTGCGAATCTCGATCTTCGAGGCGATCGGGTGGATCGAGGAGGTGGAGTGGTTGATATAGGAGATCGAACCGGTCGGCGGCACGGCCTGCAGGTACTCGTTGTAGATGCCGTCCTTCAGGATTTCGTCGCGCAGCGTCTCCCAGTCGGCCACGGTCGGGATGCGGATGCCGAAGCGCTCGAAGAGGTCCTTCACGGTTTGGGTCTTCGGCTCGAGCGAACGACGGCCGTCGGTGTACTTGTCGAAGTAGTTGCCCTGCCCTGCGGCCTTGGCGTAATCGGAGGTATCGAAGGTCGCGAAGGCGTGGCCACGCTCGACGGCCAGCTTGTGCGAGGCCTTGTAGGCGTGGTATGCCACGGTCATGAAGTACATGTCGGTGAAGTCCAGCGCCTCTTCGGAGCCATAATGCATGCGCTCGCGGGCGAGGAAACCGTGCAGGTTCATCTGGCCGAGCCCGATGGAGTGGCCCTCTTCGTTGCCGCGCT
The window above is part of the Bifidobacterium sp. ESL0732 genome. Proteins encoded here:
- a CDS encoding LacI family DNA-binding transcriptional regulator, which translates into the protein MKKASISDIARLADVSIGTVSNYLNYPDRVSDVLKARISKVIAELGYQPRKPPRIAALTDRAQTAKKNESVYGDGSSLVGYVLTDVEHSLFTHIFEGIQEVAEDHDMQVIGANAFSDKDRQSELVERFIELKVAGILLSTVTNPIDDIARCQRIHLPVVLLDHSAPADPYAVCAVMENNVTVGRLAAEELIKTGCRSIMFAAHSFDYEAIQLRQLGVEGAIGAGVGVKFSVYDTGGLMVEDGYQFGLHLAEMPEKDRPDGIVVGSDALAVGLVTSLCQSGSICVPDDIGIVGCEGLKLPVISPMPLTVVNAPANEMGGEAMTHLIDEIENPETHIHTTTLVDPKLVRRATTKPNPDANK